From the genome of Cryptococcus depauperatus CBS 7841 chromosome 1, complete sequence, one region includes:
- a CDS encoding 60S ribosomal protein L2-A, which produces MQVCPPSPSNLQAFSKKFKMGRVIRAQRKSGGIFKSHTHHNKNPARLRNLDFAEKNGYIRGVVKEIIHDAGRGAPLATVVFRDPYRYKLRKETFLAAEGVSTGSFIYAGKKATLNVGNVLPIAQCPEGTIICNVEEKIGDRGALARTSGNYATIIGHSETGVTRIRLPSGAKKTVSSRCRATIGIIAGGGRIDKPFLKAGRKYHAMRAKRNSWPRTRGVAMNPVDHPHGGGNHQHIGHASTMARDAPAGQKAGLIAARRTGLLRGTAGKTVDTA; this is translated from the exons ATGCAAGTGTGTCCACCGTCTCCCTCTAACCTTCaagccttttccaaaaaaTTT AAAATGGGTCGAGTCATCCGCGCGCAGCGAAAGTCCGGCGGGATCTTCAAGTCCCATACCCACCACAACAAGAATCCCGCCAGGTTGAGGAATCTTGACTTTGCTGAGAAGAATGGGTACATCAGAGGTGTTGTCAAAGAGATCATCCACGACGCTGGACG TGGTGCTCCCCTCGCCACTGTTGTCTTCCGAGACCCCTACAGATACAAGCTCCGAAAGGAAACTTTTCTCGCTGCTGAGGGTGTCTCCACCGGATCCTTCATCTACGCTGGCAAGAAGGCTACTCTTAACGTCGGCAATGTCCTTCCTATCGCTCAGTGTCCCGAAGGTACCATTATTTGcaatgttgaagagaagattggtGACCGTGGAGCTCTTGCCCGTACTTCTGGCAACTATGCCACCATTATCGGCCACTCTGAGACTGGTGTGACCAGAATCAGGTTGCCTTCCGGTGCCAAAAAGACCGTCTCTTCCAGATGCAGGGCTACCATCGGAATCATTGCTGGTGGTGGCAGAATTGACAAACCCTTCCTTAAAGCTGGTAGGAAATACCATGCCATGCGCGCCAAGAGGAACTCTTGGCCTCGTACTCGTGGTGTTGCTATGAACCCCGTTGACCACCCTCACGGTGGTGGTAACCACCAG CACATTGGTCACGCTTCTACTATGGCTCGCGATGCTCCTGCTGGTCAAAAAGCTGGTCTCATCGCTGCCAGGAGGACTGGTCTTCTC AGGGGTACTGCCGGCAAGACAGTCGACACTGCTTAA